The genomic segment TTGCATGTAGCGCAACTGCATGGCCTGCGGCTCCTGCGAGAGCATGGCGGCCGCCTCACGCAGCTTTTCGGAGGCCTGCATTTCACCCTCGGCGTGAATGACCTTGGCGCGCCGTGAGCGCTCGGCTTCTGCCTGGCGGGCCATGGCGCGAATCATCGATTCCTGCAGATCGACGTGCTTGAGTTCGACATTGGTGATCTTCACGCCCCAGGGGTTGGTGGCCTCGTCGAGAATCTCCTGGATGTCGGTACTGAGCTTGCTGCGCTCGGTGAGCATTTCGTCCAGCTCGCGCCGGCCCAGCACCGAGCGCATGGTGGTCTGCGCCACCTGGCTTATGGCCTCGTAATAGTGCTCGACCTGCAGCTTGGCTTTGGCCGCGTCCACCACGCGGAAATACACCACTGCATTGACGTTGACCGATACGTTGTCGCGCGAAATCACGTCCTGTGGCGGCACGTCCATCACCACCGTGCGCATGTCGACCTTCAACATTTTTTGAATGCCGGGAATGATGATGATCAGGCCTGGCCCCTTGGTGGCGGTGTAGCGCCCCAGGGTCAGCACCACGGCGCGCTCGTATTCGTTGAGCACCTTGAAGGCCGAAAACAGGATGAAAACAACGACCAGCACGACGGGCAGCAGGGTGGTGAGCATGATTAGCGCTCCTTGTTCGCGGAAATGGGTTCAACGGTCAGGGTGAGGCCGTCACAGTGCAGCACCCGGGCCTCACTGCCGGGTGCCAGCGGGACGTCGGCGCGCAGTTGCCAGCGCTCGCCATCGATCATGCCCCAGGTTTGCGGGCCTTCCGATTCGAGCACC from the Polycyclovorans algicola TG408 genome contains:
- a CDS encoding slipin family protein translates to MLTTLLPVVLVVVFILFSAFKVLNEYERAVVLTLGRYTATKGPGLIIIIPGIQKMLKVDMRTVVMDVPPQDVISRDNVSVNVNAVVYFRVVDAAKAKLQVEHYYEAISQVAQTTMRSVLGRRELDEMLTERSKLSTDIQEILDEATNPWGVKITNVELKHVDLQESMIRAMARQAEAERSRRAKVIHAEGEMQASEKLREAAAMLSQEPQAMQLRYMQTLIDIAGDKNSTIVFPLPMDLITPFLKTLQGARQNDEGATPPNTDQG